Within Theileria orientalis strain Shintoku DNA, chromosome 4, complete genome, the genomic segment TACTCCTGTACTTCTCAGGAAACTGCCTGCTGCAGAAGAACGTGTCCTCGCTCTTCAAGTTCAGCAGTTTTGAGGTGTCCGAGGGTACGGTGGAGGAGCGGCTGGCAGCCGCACTCGAGAGCCTGCTGAACGGAGTGCAGGGCCACTTGCCTCTCATAAGGCAGAGGAAGTGCGCCTCTTCAGACTCAGGCTCGGACTCGGATTCCGACTCAGAGTCAGACTTCTTGAAGTCGTCCGggaaggacctgaagaacgacTTTTTAAACAAGCTGACGAAGCCCAGCCTGAGCAGGTCTGAGAACTCAAAGGCGTACTCTTCGTGGATACTGGACAAGGCTCTAAATTAGCGCTAAGAGAAACCAGTGCGTCATTTGAACAATGTCAATGTGTACTTGTATGGGTGCCTTATAGAATATGCATACACACGTATTCAATACATTAACGGCTCAACACACTGTTTAGGCGTTCGTAGTACCTTTTCTTGGATTCGTCTATCCTGTCCTGCACATCCTTGTTGAAATACACCTCCTTCAAATACAGGCCGTGAGCAGGGGCGTAAGGCACGTTTGGGATCTCAGATCCTGTTTCCAAAGTCGCTTTAATTTGGTCAGGCTTAATTACGTTAAATCCAGCCTAAGTATAATACtaacaaataaagttaCCAGGATCAAGTGACTGACGATGCACCTGACCATTTTATACAGGAATCTATTCCCCTTGACAACGATATCAATTCTAAAGATAATTATTCGAGAAAACAGTGAACGTGAATATCAACTCAGAATTATACACGTACATACGAGTAAACATACAGACGTACTTGTCATTTGGGTTATTCACGAATTCAATGCTGTTAATTGTACATATTGGATCAATCAGGTGGCTGCGTTCATTGCCCTTACTGGCCTTTCTATATCCCTAAAAGATAATGAGTGTCGTCATCGTTGATGATGCTGTACACTAAAGCCAATGGCTGATTCGCACCTCAAAGTTATGGGTTCCATGGAACACCTTGCCTGCCTCCTCCAACTTTTCAAACGAAAACTCAGTCCTCACTTTGTTGTATTCTGTTAattcattattaattaCAACTTTGGCTGTATAAATACTAACTTCTTAGCagtgtgtttaaaaaatgcTTGTCTGACATAATCTGCCAATAGTAATTCCTTTCGAACAGCGAGGGATCCGACGACATGTCCACTTTGTAAATGTAACACTTGCCAATGTTATTATGTCTAACGTTAAACTACAAAGTTTATTAGTTGTTGCTGCTTGTTTGTAGTTGCAACGTGTTAAAATTGGAAAGTGTTAGTAATTGCGACATGGAATGCTACTATTTTACTACTTAGTCTACTAAACGTTCGTATCTAACAGTTTACTCTGGGCGTCGGTGGAATTGTCACTGACGTGACTCTAATGTCTTCTGGAAGTCTCTTATTCAGCGCGTCTTGGAATTCTTCCAGGCttttgaaattaaattccCGGTCAAACGACAAATACTGGCACGCCTGCGACATCATTGTTGCAGTTTCACACTTACTGCTCCCATCGAATGCACACCTCTGTCGGTTCTGCTTGCGGCAATCATGGTAAATCTGTTTGCGTACTCCTCAGCCTCTTCAAACTCATTACTAGTGGGTGCACTAGTATCTTTTGACGAGTCCTCCGACTTCAGCCTTTTCAATAATTCCTCGGACCTCGCCAGTTTAAACTTCCTTTTATTGCCAAAATAGCCATGTATTAGTGTTATTGTCTTCATTAATTCGTTTGAAACGGAACTTAGACTTGCGTCGGTGCAATTTACGGGGATGCCGTATTCAGTTAGGAAAACCATTGGACCAGACATTCCGAAATAGTAAGTTCCATCGTATGAAACGGTGAGCAGCAGGTTCGTTTTCGCTCTTTCAGTGGCCAGTTTTGTGGAATCCTCAGCCAATTCAGGAGAATCTTTCGTCATTGTGTCAACAGCCAATGTatcaacacatttatcaACTGATTTGTTTTgagtaatatatttatttggtTTATGCGATtggtttaaaaataaaaatggcgattttttgtttaatatgTTTACTTTATGTTTCGTATTGCAAAAATTATGAGAAATGGTACATATACAGAACAATGGCCTAAAATGGTTCAaatgataacaataatgtacataaataattattataagtaaaatgaatGAATAGGCTTTTAGTATCAtctatatttttagatgaaactgtattatataatacataaatactGAAATTAATGTGCAAAATATATTAGGGTATGTGTGGCATTAAAtgtcaaatttaaaatatatcaacaatatacacaatgaaaagattaaatataaatgcAATCTTCGTTTAATTCTCgaataaattgaaataaattaaattcttAGCAACTAAaggtgtaaataataatcaacTTATGattaaacatttaaaattctaaatattaaaacaatcttacataattaacaaataattgtCAATTGTGTAAATCACATGGataatttgtgtattatcTGTTacaaatgtatattattttctaGATGGGGGCCATAGTGAGGTATATATTGATatcaaataatacacagaaaatatatatctattcaattaacattttccacattcattattttttgaattGTGTTCTTTGTTTTGTACAATCGATTATTAGTTATAAGTGAAGAAGACAATTTTATAGGTATGACTCAAGATATCTACTTATTTCCACATGctccttatttttttattttatttagttactatatttattataaattaaaatatcagCTATtctatattaatttatgttttgtATAACTGTACTATGATTATGTGGTTAATTTACCTATatagttaatattatatttgagTGTGCTTTAAAATCTTCTTCAGGCTATCATGAGTTCCGCAAAGAGAGCTGCCGTAACAGAGGCTCCAACCACTTTGGGCCCTCAAGCAAAGGGTGAACATGTATTCGGAGTGGCACACGTATTCGCATCATTCAACGATACATTCATCCATATCACTGATTTATCAGGAAGGGAAACTCTGGTCAGAGTGACAGGTATGCTTGATTGCCttacaatataaaaataaataacctAGGAGGAATGAAAGTTAAGGCCGATCGTGACGAATCAAGCCCATACGCAGCTATGATGGCAGCTCAAGACGCTGCAGCCAGAGCAAAAGAGCTCGGAATCACAGCTGTGCACGTCAAACTTCGCGCGACTGGAGGAACAAGATCGAAAACTCCCGGACCTGGGGCACAGTCAGCTTTAAGGTAACATATTTGTGCTTATTTAtgagttttattttaatgttattcTAGattttagatttaaaatacaatattataaatatttaggtCTCTTGCACGTTCTGGTCTTAAAATAGGAAGAATTGAGGACGTAACTCCAATTCCAACAGATTCTACCAGAAGGAAGTGCGgtagaagaggaagaagattgtagttttacaatattttcataattttaCTACGAAACATAAGATGTACATGGCAAATATTATGAAGTTTGATAATGATGATTATTACGAATGTTGCATAAAAGAAATTTGGATCACTTTGATTCGCGATTAAAAAACTAGTTATTGAATACTTTGTAAAagtgaataataattatataataaatgtttgAATAATTATCAATGAGGTTATATATAGTTACAGAATAAGTTAATGAGTTAGTGTGTGATTCTACACACTGATACATAACTTTGTAAACATTAGGtttatatttcaaaatGGAAAAATTTAAGTCTTAAAGACGTCGGTAAATCACGATTTATAGGTATTTAACGAATTAAATTAAGATTGCACTTAAACGCACATCAGCTCTGCCTAACGAGAATCTACATGTGATATGGAGAATTTGGGACTAAGATAGCATCAAATCTCACAAATAAAGTGTAATAGTTTGTATTAAAGCAAAATTACTCAAATTATGCAGTTTTGttgttagttttaatattatttgtaacaatatatatttgaatgTGCATTAGACAGGTTCGAAATCAGGATTTGGCTAAAGTTAAGGTATTTTACCAATAGAATTCTAGATTAAACAGAGttgtttattgttttctTCTAAATCTCATTCATATAAGTCTattttaccttttaaatttgtcaTAATATTAGCAATTGTCTAATATAGTCAAAAAGTAATTATTCTCAACCAtaatttagttatttttgaTACGAAATagcttaaatttaacaaatttaattgttatttatggcaaatttaaatgtgaACACATTTAgttgttacacatttgacaTCATTCATTTCtctgaataataaatttttcagATATAAATCCAAGATATATTTGGTTTAAAAGACTAGATTGTGATCAATTTGGATGTTTTAAATGGTTTTTatgtgaaaataaattttaattttcgAAAGatgattaatataaactgaTTGTTTGTTAGTCATGCTTTCATTATCGGTTGCTGTTATTAATATCTATGAATAAATTTCAATGATGTTGGAATTTAGTCATTCTGGTGTTAGGAAAAGAAGTTGTAACGGATTTTCTTTACACAGGAAGcatgtgtataataaaaagttaagCATCCCTATAGCACTAAGATTCTTCTACCTTCCATTACTCATTTACGTGTTGGCAAGTAAACACTTTTTGAATGGAGTAAAAGCTGCAAATGATGGGTCGAGTAAGTTTGCGACATGTGATAATGTTCATCAGGTCTTGCGTTTAGTATAGACGCCTCGCCTTTGTACATTAATGAAGATCATTTGGAAGGAATCAGCTTCCTCCAGGTACTGgctatttataataatggAATTTTCAGGAGGGAGGAAGGGTTTTGGAGAAAAGTAGCAAGTTCTTGAGAAAGAAATTTGGCTATGAAGATTCAGATTCTGACAGCGACGATGAAAGCAACTCTCACCGGGAGGCCGCCCACCCTAGTCAGACCCGGAGTGCCCCGTTTCAACAACATGAGCAACGCAGAGTACCGAACCACGCATCCGGAGGAATTGACGACGATTCTCCGTTTGCTAGGGAGTTGAAACGATCCAGCTTTCATGATCACCTTAACCATAAAGTGTCCGCAGGGGATGATTTGAAGTTTACCAAGGCTGGCGAGGAAGTGTTTAGAAACTTTAAGGATCTACAAGCACCAAAGTTTACAGTAAGTTTTTTGTGATTGTGGCTTTAGATTAtttaagtatatatgtgaTTAAATTCTCAAGTTATTCAAACAAAAATCACTTGCAGTTTCATCCTCACGAAAAGCACACGTTTAAAAACGTTGTGATTGAAAGAGACACCGATGTTCTCGACTTGAGGCAGAAGAATGGAATACTGTCTGCCAAGTTTAAGATCGATACTATAGACGACAACTCTCTGAGGCTGCTGGATCACTTGTCAAAGAATACAGCAAGTTGCACAGTAAAATGGGTATCACTTTCAAAGGACAAAAACACAGGCCAGATTCACATGGACTGTAAGTTCGACGTAAAGGCTCAGGGATTCTCTGGAGATGTAAGTTTATCAGTGAATCAAACACTGTGTAGACGCCAATCAAGGTTAAAATCGAGGGATTTTTCTCAAGAGTTCTGAACGATATAAATTTGTCGACGGATGGAATGACGTTTCATGAGCAGTTTAACAATGCTCTCAGCTTCAAAACGGAGGTTATGAAGGCGCTGGGACTGGACCCTCTTCATGAATGTTCAATAATTAAAGTAAACGGCAAAAAGTTTAGTATAGATGAAAAGGCGTTTAGATTTATGACTCACTTAGTAGACGAtggaattaaaaatgtaataGTGATAGTAAGACCGTCAATTAGGCTCTTGATCCACATCAAGAGGCCGTTCTCAGGAGTAATTGAGAGCTACACTCACGATGCAGGATACATGACAATAAAggaatacaaaaatatgttacTGTGGAGAGAAAGAGCGGAAAAGTTTTGCAGTAAAATCACCAAGGACGACTCAGCGAGATACGCCCTCGTAGGCATCAACGACAAGTTCATGGACCTGAACAACTACTTCTTCCACACGTTCAGAGACTATCCCACTGAGCTGATCACAGTGTTGACGTTCATGCCATACGTGATTATCAACTTTTACTCGCTAGAAAAGTTAGTTGTCTCTAAGCAGTTCGCACCATTCCACAATCTCAAGGGCATTTTGGAGTTCGGCAAGACCATGATCaccaattttaacaaaaacctaaacataaacaaccCTGACTACAGAGTGTACTCGTACTCGATTCAAGGTTGTTATGAAGAGAATAGGGACCTTTCCCTTCTGGTAAAGAATAATGGGATAAAAACAATGCCCATGATTCCACTCTCTGAAACATGCACGAACAGGGACACCAACGTGCTCAACCTGTATTTTTTGAACCACAGGCCAACTATGTTCAACTTTGAGGCGGAGGTGTACGGGCCAGATGGAAGTCCAATATCTACCTACAAAATTGCAATGAACTACGACCCTCGCGCAAGGCTTTCTTAtctgaaggaggaggttCTTAGCAGGCTCCTGAGAGACGGCCACTTAGTCTCCTCCAGTGAGCTGTTTTTCATTAAACTGGCAAACAGGAAAGGACAGAACGCAACGGATGACATGCTCATCAACGACGTTATCGACGTGGTAGAGGAGCAGAAAACGTCGATCCCCCCTAAGTTTAGGATCGCAGTGAATCCGAGATTTGACGTAGTGTATAGAGGAAAGGATGGCGGATACGAAAAGTTCAGAATAGATATGAACAAAACTAATCCGACAAGGAAAGACTTCACAGATGCAGTGGACGCAGAGTTGCACGAGAAGCATCTGTTGGGACCAGACgaacacatacacactgtGAAACTGCATCCCAGAAACCCGAAGAAGAATAAGGTCAACTTTAATGTGGACATAAGGAGCGACGACGACGGCCACTTCCCAGCGGGGCTGAGAGCCGATGAGATCGCAGCGGAGACTGACCTGAGGATGAAGATACCGGTGGAGTTCGTGCGCGACAACGGAAAAGTAATTAAGTTTACAATCAATGCAGACTACGGAGCGTCTGATGATGAGATAGAGCGTCTGATAAGGAACGAGCTTAGGAAGAAGGGCTACAAGAAGGACATACCTGGTCTCCACTTCGACGTGAGGAACTCGAAGCACAATGACCTTCACGAGTTCTGGGAAGGAGGACCTGACGTAGACAGGTTTGTAATCAACACTGAGCTCGCGAGCgaagtggaagtggacGGGGATGTCCACGGAATGCCTTTTACGACTCACGTGAAGGTGCACCCGAGGGAGACCATGGATCAGCTGAACGAGGACGTGTTGAGGAGAGTGAGGCAGAATCCGAAGATTAGAGCATGGTTAGATGAGGACCCATCTAGGGAGAGTGAGGTGTACACAGTGGTCTCTGACATGAATGGCAGAGTctacgacgacgacgagttGGGAAGCAACGGGCTGTACAACAGCAGCGGCAGGATAAGAATAGGAGTGTCGGATCATCCCTTTGAAATGGTATGGAAAAATCCAGCAACAGGAGAAGAAGTGAGTTTTTGCCTGTCTAAGAGGCCAGACGGAAGGTGCAGGCCGCTGCCGCCGAAGCTGGTCAAGTTCCCAATTCAGGACTTCATAGACCACCTTATCAAGgtgatgaagaaggaggGGAAGTACGAGGAGCACGTTGCAAAGCCAGTGAGAGCAGGCCGCATGTTTACGCCGAACATAAGGCTCAAGGAGGTGCGCACAGCCGACGGTCGAAGGTACAACTGCGCAGAGCTGCCTGAGGACGCGAACTTCACCTTGCTGGAGTACGCCTTCGATCTGCAGGTGTCGGACATAAGGGCGATGGTGTTCAGCCTGATGACAGCAGATGAGCTCGAGAACCTCCACGAGCGCCAGAAGTCCAACAGGAGGTACAAGGTGGTGATAAACAAGGACTCTGGCGACAGGGAGTCTCACCTGGTGACCACGGACGACTACAGTCCAGCTGAGCTGAGGAACTTGATATACAAGAACTTCTCATCAGTGCCGTCGGACGCGACGATCGACGACCTGAAGTTCTACGACGACGCTGACCACGAAGTGGACTACGAGCACTTCACGAAGAGGCCGAAGCAGAACGAGACTCTGAGAGTGAAGTTTTCGATGAAGGACGACAGTCCGAGGCCGCCGATGCCAGAGTTCGACGACGTGGTGATCCAGCCGAAGCCTTACGAGACGATAAGGGAGTACTTCCTTCGAGCGATAGAGGAGCCCTCGGACTTCGGCCTGTCGCCGATGCATTCGTACACCGTGGTGGGCATCGACGACAATGGCAACTATGTGCATGTCGACAACATGCTGGATGTTCCAAtaaaggacctgaagaacttGAAGAAGGTGCAGTTCGTGAAGAAGCCAGCAGTGAGGCCTGACGCGAACCCGGAGATATACTACAGCGACAGGCTCCCGGATCAGTCGCCGAACGTGGTCACGGTGGAGTTCGACAGCAGCAAGGAGAGCGTGCCCTCGCTCAACTCTAAGATCAGGAACTTCCTGATCCAAGTGCCCCCTGAGCAGATGGGCCACGTTACAATCGAAGCAGACGGAACGAAGTTGAAGTGTTCGCTTGAAACACTGAGGGACGCGTACATGATAAAGAACTTGACActggagaagctgatggCGCTGTGTCAAGGAGTGGACAGACAGAAGGGGTTCAACCATCTGAAGATGAACCTGAACTTGTCTCCAGAggagatgaagaagagtGAAACGTACAACTTGTTGGACGGCCTGGGAACTCCGGGCGGGTCCCCTATCGCAAACTTTACACTATATAAGGGCCAGACAGACCTGGGCCTGAGCACACTGGTGAAGGTTAACGTGGGCACGATGAATTCGCCAGTTGCCGACTTCTACACGAAGATGGTTCAGATGTTCGGCGACTCGataaacaacataaacGACATAGGCATATCACTGATAAAAAACGGAAGAATGTATCCTTGTAACAACTCTAAGACGCTGCGGGGCCTGAAGGAGTTCAGCAAGGCAACCCTGGCCAAAATATTCCAAATCTGCGGGCTGCCAGCGGTGATTCCCGAAAACGGGTCGTATTTCCACTTCCACGTGAGCATAGACTTGAATGTTAGTCCCAAGTCAGGAGGAGCAACTTCAATGGGCAACACAGTCCCGTTGGACATATCCTACGACGAAGATGATCGCATGACAAACGTACACTACCAGGAGAACTTGTACCCAGATATCGCAAACTACATAAACGATAACCCGGACATAGACGGGTCGAACCCGAGCAAGTACCGAGTGACGATAAGGGCTGAGGAGCCCAGCCACAACGTGATGACGAAGACGTACGAGATGAACGAGCTCCCGCACAACCTGACGATGCACGACATGTTCCCGGACACGAACGTGCAGGAGCTGAACATCACAATAGACAGCAAGGATGGGAACAACCTGGGTGGATGGAGGTCGGAGACAGTGCACCCAGTTAACGACTTCAAGTCCAATTTCGATGCACTAAAGAGGCAGATCATACTAAACCTGAAGACGATGCATGGAAACAGCCTCGACTCGCTAGACAGCTACGTGGTAAAGGTTGGAATAAACGGAGTAAAGCACCAGTGCCACATAGATAACCTATCGCAGCTAGTGTCAATGTCCCTAAAGGACTTCCTCAAGAACTGCGTGAACATCGAGAACGTGAACAACAACCCTTCAATGTCATTCGGAGTCGGCTACGAGCCTAGGGTGAACGACGGGAAGAAGTTTAACGTGAAGGTGGTGTGCGGAGACAAGACAGTGTACTCAGTGCAAAACCTTAACATAAAGGACCCTATCCCCTCGGAGTTAATCGGAAAGTTGAAGGCCAAATACGGCGACGTGATGAATGGAATACAGTGGGGAGCGTACATAAACAAGGTGCAGGGAGACTGCCACTTCACAGGGATCCTGGACAAGGTGGATATGCGCTCAGTGCTTTCTCTGTGCGGAGTTAGCGACTCCACACTGAACGCGTATGACGTGGTCTTCTACGACATGAACTACGAGACGTACAAGCTGTTCAACAGCAAGATGAATACACATGAGGGAGCAGGGGAGTTCCCGGATGTGCTGAAAATCTCTCAGACCGTGAGGGAGATGAAGTCCCCGGTGCGCATCAGCATGCCCTACAGCTACCACGGCCCAGACATTGAAGTGCGAGGAGATGAGACGCTTAACGACTTCGTGAGGCAAATAGTGAACAAAGAGGACGAGTTCAACCCAGGAAACCCCTTCAAAGTGAAGGTGCACACGAACAACGGAACCTTCGGAGTAGACCAGCTGCCGAAGGGGGTGATAAACCACCCCTCTAGGGACCTGAACGGGAGCGTGTCGTTCATAATAGAGGACGACATGGAAGGCAACGACCCGGGAACTGTGCTCAATTTGCATTTCCCAGACAAAAAGCAGACCCTGGGCGACTTCCTGATCGAGTTGGAGAAGAACCCATCGAACGCGAACAAGAAGTTCTACTTTTCAAGCAAGAAGTCGTTCATCCCTTCAGAAAACGTGCCTGTTGAGATCCTACACACGCCAATAGACGAGCTGAAGGGCCACGGGTTCTTCCTGACAGTAGTAAACCAGTCGAAGAGCCCGGAGAAGGGCACCAAGTTCTCAGTGAACATCCTGTCGAGAGACGGAGTGTCAGCGAGTGAGTCGGTGGGAGACCTGCAGGAGCCTCTGACGAGCCTGTTCGAGAAGATATCGAAGAACCAGGGGAGCCTGGACAAGATGCTGGGCGGCAAGTTCAAGGTGATAATAGACGGCTTTGAGACGCACTGCAACCTCGATAACCTGGCGAGCTTCCAGAACGGAATGACGCTTGACAGCCTTCTCACGATGTGCGGCGTGCCTGACCTGGACCACAACCACGTGGTGACCATATTCTTCGAGACGCCGATATCGCAAAAGGCAGAGGGGCTCAAGTTCAACATTGACCTGAACGACAAGCCGCAGGGCTCGAAGAACCTGGATTACGGCTCTGAGTTCACAGTAGGGCCAGACGTGGAGGAGTTCCTgaggaagaaaaaggaCGCGCACGTGTACCTGGACATCGAGAACAAGGACAAGACCAAGGAGTTTGTGGAGGTGGACAGCAGTAAGTTCCTACAGCTGCTGAGCGGGCACCCGGAGGTGGTGGACATGCTGCTGAGGCTCGGCGTGCCGCAGACTCATCTGGGAGACCTGCAGTCGCTGCACCTGGTGATCTCGAACCTGACCAAGGCGCTGCAGGGCCACCAGAGCTACAACATAGACAACGGCGACGACCACGCGTACGACATGGACAGCCCGATTTCGAAGTACGTGGACATAGTTGAGCTGAAGCAAAAGCTGCAGGATAACCCTGAGCTGAGAGTGCGAGGCACAGTGATGCTCTCGGACGGAAGCAAGCAGGAGTTCGACATCAGGGGCAAGGACTTCGTGCACGCCGTGGACGGAGGCCAGACCTTCAGAGAAGTGAGCCTCAGGGCGCTGAGCTCAGGCGACGCCAACAACGTCGTCCACGTGAACCTGAGCTCGTTTGAGGGCGAGGAGGAGCACGGGCACGCACCCCTgccgaagaggaagatgttTAAGAGGAGGTCGTCCCTAGGATCTGGGAAGAAGGGAGTTCTCGCACCTATCATCGGAAGTAAGCTGAAGGAATCGCTAGGGCTGAGGCGCTCAAGTGAGCCTACAAGCAGTGAAACGAGTGAATCGGAAGGAGAGCCAGAGTCAAAATCGCAAAAAACTGAGAGTCATCCGCACCCAGCGGCTGAAGGATCGGCAAAGGAGAAGCACCACGTCGACATCAAACTGCCGACGGGAGCAGGCAGTAAGAAGTCGGGCACTGAGTCCGGAAATGAGTCTGGAACTCAGGCCAAGGAGAGGCCAGGAACGCCGCCACCAAGCCCACAGGAGGCGGCAGAGGCCGCCCACAGAGTACCAGGGGTGCCTCCAACTCCGCGAGAGTTATATGAAAGTGAGTCCGGCAAGGGCTCCGAATCGGAAAGCGAAGCGAGATCACGCAACAACATGGGTCCTCACCCGTTGAGCAACGAGAGCGTGCTGAGAAACATTCCACTATTCAGGGAGATAATCGCAAACCCGGAAAAGAAGCTGAGCATGAAGGTTAAGACGACCAATGGAAAGGTTTACGACCTGATAGTGAGGGGCGGCATGCTGCAAAAGGCAATAGAGCACGGGAACAAGATGCGGGAGCTCCTGGAGCACTACCTGCAGAACGACGACGTGGAGGACGTGCACGACATAGAAATCTCGGCGAAGCTGGGGTCGAAGTTCACAGTACCACTCAAGAAGCACATCAAGGTGACGCTGCCGGTGATGGCGTCCGACGAGCCCCAGGAGTGCGACCTGAACGACTTCAAGAACCCGTGGAACCCGCCGGAGAAGGTGTGGAAGGTCGCGACGGTGAAGTCGGCGCTGGACTCATACGCAGAGGCCCATAACATCAAGGATAAGCCGAAGGCCGTGTACCTGCTCAACAAGGAGGACCACGAGAACCTGTCGGCAGAGATCATTTTCGACGAGGACCACCCGCAGGACGACGCAAAGCTGAATCGCAAGATAGGAGACGATATCACCAAGGGAAGGACGCTGTTCATAAGATA encodes:
- a CDS encoding tRNA-pseudouridine synthase I, encoding MTKDSPELAEDSTKLATERAKTNLLLTVSYDGTYYFGMSGPMVFLTEYGIPVNCTDASLSSVSNELMKTITLIHGYFGNKRKFKLARSEELLKRLKSEDSSKDTSAPTSNEFEEAEEYANRFTMIAASRTDRGVHSMGAACQYLSFDREFNFKSLEEFQDALNKRLPEDIRVTSVTIPPTPRFNVRHNNIGKCYIYKVDMSSDPSLFERNYYWQIMSDKHFLNTLLRKYNKVRTEFSFEKLEEAGKVFHGTHNFEGYRKASKGNERSHLIDPICTINSIEFVNNPNDKIDIVVKGNRFLYKMVRCIVSHLILAGFNVIKPDQIKATLETGSEIPNVPYAPAHGLYLKEVYFNKDVQDRIDESKKRYYERLNSVLSR
- a CDS encoding 40S ribosomal protein S11 — translated: MSSAKRAAVTEAPTTLGPQAKGEHVFGVAHVFASFNDTFIHITDLSGRETLVRVTGGMKVKADRDESSPYAAMMAAQDAAARAKELGITAVHVKLRATGGTRSKTPGPGAQSALRSLARSGLKIGRIEDVTPIPTDSTRRKCGRRGRRL